DNA from Gloeocapsa sp. DLM2.Bin57:
GAAGACCTGTCACTGAAAATAACCAGATGAGTTTTATAGAGTCTATATTCTCATTCTTATTCGGTGATGGTAACCCCAATAGTGGATTAGACGAAGAACGTTGGCAAACGATTGGTACAGTTATCCGTAATAATCAAGGGGCGATCGTCGCTGAACAAATCGCCCCCTATTTAGATAATGTCACTAATACCGACGATGAAGGTTATATTCTCCCTGTGTTGACTCGTTTTAATGGTTATCCAGAAGTATCAGACTCAGGAGACATTATTTATTATTTCCCAGAGTTACAAGTCACAGCGAAAGAAAATCAACGCCAGAATATCCTACCCTATCTCAAAGAAAAACTCTGGAAATTTAGTCAAGCAAGTAGTGGTCAAATTATGGGGGCGATCGCCCTTGGTAGCGTTAATTTCATTCTTGCTTTAGTTTTAGGTTATTTCCTTCAAGATGAGTATGTCACTGAATTAGGAGACTTTATCGTTTTCATCGACTCCATCTACGGGTTATTGTGGGTTTACGCAATTTCCTTTTTAACCATCCCTCTTGGTCGTTATTTTTGGCTACAGGGTAAAAATCGAGGAATCCAACAACGTAATCAAGGGAGAGAAACTCAAGCTAATCTACTAACTCAAGCTTCTGATAGTCTTCGCAAGAAGATAGCTTATGCGCGTAATTTTGCCTCTCAAAAAGTCCTTACAGATGAGGATATTACCTATTCTACCGAAAAGGATTTACTCACCCAAAATCTCGAACAAGCTGACGAAATTGATCAAGAGTGGTTAAGACGCTTAGAATCCAATTAAAATATTAATTAGTGTTAAGCACAATTAAACTGGAGATAATATGTTTTTACCTTGGGAAACCCTTTGTTGTGGTAAATCATCCTACTCTCGTCGTTCCTACAATGAACGTCGTTTACAATTCCTAAAATGGATGCGTGATGATTTAGAAGCCAAATTAGCCGGAATTAACGCAGCGATTCAAACCGTAGAACGTCAAATCGATGAGGATGATACATCTACTGCTACCACTACTACCACAGCTTAAAGCGCCATTCTAATTAATATATCAGGGAGGATAACTATTCTCCCTTTTTGGCTGATCAGAAAAATGGTTAAATCGATCTAAGTGCTTCGATCGCTTACTTACTTGAGAAATCGCCGCCTTGGGTTACGGTATCCGTATCTGATGATTTAGCGACAATGACTTCAACTGGTCGTAAAATTTTACCATCATAATCAAAGCCTTGACGAGTTATTTTAGTAATATTATGCTCTTCTATGTCGTCTCTGATTTCTTGGTCAATTACTTGACAGAAATTAAAATCAGGTTTTGCTTGTGTAAATTCAATTTTATTAACCTTTCTTTTAGCTAGGAGTAATAATAACTTTTTTTGGATGCTTTGTACAGATTTAGGTAAGCGTTTTAGTGCTTGTGGAGTTAATTCGGGATTTTCTTGCAGATAATTAATTAAAAATTCTAAAGAATCAAATACTTCTAATATATCTATAAATAACTCTTCATTTTGAGCTTGATGTTGTTGTTTTTGCTCTCTTATTTGTTGAATTAAAGTACTTTTGTGTTTATATAAATCAGCTATTTCTTGCTCAAGTTTTAACTTTTCTTCAGCACTTATTTTATATTCTGCCATAAATTTTGTCCTAATTTTTGATCAATTTTTCCCTCGTCACCACTAGCGCTAATTACTTCTTCTAGATTGTCAAATTGAGAGAGATAATCTAAAGTTTGTACAGGTTTTTCTAGGAGAGAAGTATCTTGAGCTTTAAAGCGTTTAACTGTGACTAAATGGGGACGTAAGTAGTCAGCTATCAGACGATCTTCTTGATTTAACAAGGATTTGCGCGCTTGAGCAATTAAATCTAGAGCATATTTTTTGCGTTTCATCGCTAGGGTAAAAGCTTTAGTAATTTCGGTATTAGAAGCGCTGTTTGATACTTCTAGGATATCATAGGGATTGGTGGTTAAAAGATGATTAAACATGACGCAAAATTTGATAATA
Protein-coding regions in this window:
- the grpE gene encoding nucleotide exchange factor GrpE; this encodes MAEYKISAEEKLKLEQEIADLYKHKSTLIQQIREQKQQHQAQNEELFIDILEVFDSLEFLINYLQENPELTPQALKRLPKSVQSIQKKLLLLLAKRKVNKIEFTQAKPDFNFCQVIDQEIRDDIEEHNITKITRQGFDYDGKILRPVEVIVAKSSDTDTVTQGGDFSSK
- a CDS encoding molecular chaperone DnaJ; translation: MFNHLLTTNPYDILEVSNSASNTEITKAFTLAMKRKKYALDLIAQARKSLLNQEDRLIADYLRPHLVTVKRFKAQDTSLLEKPVQTLDYLSQFDNLEEVISASGDEGKIDQKLGQNLWQNIK